ATACACGCCCCGGTTTGGTCGTCAACGGTTCCGTCCTGAACACGCCCGTCCCGGCGGATCCCAACGAAAAAGCGCCGCAGTATAATGACTTTTCCCGGGCCTTCTTTGCCACCGGCAATGTCTCGGTGGAACGGGAAAAGCTCATCGCCGCCGGTCTCTTTGACGAGAGTTTCGTCGAATACGGCTGGGAAGATTTGGAGCTTGGGCACCGTTTGCGTCAGCTGGGTTTAAAGCGGGTGAAAAACCTTTCCGCCTGGAGTTACCACGTACAAGCCCCCGTTACCGCGGAAAAAATCCCGGCCATCCTCCAGAAAGAGCGGGAACGGGGTCATATGGCCGTCCTCTTTTACCGGAAGCATCCTTCCTTCAGTGTCAAAATGGTGACCCTGATCTCGCCGGTTTTTTTTGCCTGGGTTAAACTCTTAACCCCTTTCCGCTGGCCGGAACGGCCGGGGGCCGCCAAACTCCTGGCCTTCTGTGAACAAAAAGGGTATAAATTTGCCTTCAACTTGATCCTCAGTATCATGCGGAGTTACGCTTATGTCCAGGGCCTGAAGGAAGCCTTGACAAAAAAGGAACCTTAAACCTCAAGCCAGGTACTCCTTGATCCGGAGGGCAAGCTTCCGGGCTCCGCCCGGCTCGCCCATCCGCTGCCGCCCGCAGCGGCCCATCCGCTCCCGGGCCGCCGGATCACAAAGCAGCGCCAAGGCGGTTTTGGCCACCACCTCCGGCGCCCTGGGCAGCAGACAAACGGCATCCCCCAGTAAACGTTTTTGTCTTTCCGCAAACACCCTCGTAAATTGGGCGCCCCGCCCAGGGAAAGTGAGGACCGGCTTTC
Above is a window of Capillibacterium thermochitinicola DNA encoding:
- a CDS encoding glycosyltransferase, with product MGLKASVVIPTYNSQDLLAFCLRALFNQTAPPTSYELIVVDDGSTDETPAVVAGLQKEAPCALRYIRLEHAGRARARNAGALAARAPVIIFLDSDMIVRREFVASHLAAHTRPGLVVNGSVLNTPVPADPNEKAPQYNDFSRAFFATGNVSVEREKLIAAGLFDESFVEYGWEDLELGHRLRQLGLKRVKNLSAWSYHVQAPVTAEKIPAILQKERERGHMAVLFYRKHPSFSVKMVTLISPVFFAWVKLLTPFRWPERPGAAKLLAFCEQKGYKFAFNLILSIMRSYAYVQGLKEALTKKEP